A genomic region of Tsukamurella pulmonis contains the following coding sequences:
- a CDS encoding LysE/ArgO family amino acid transporter, with product MTSALLAGLGLGLSLIVAIGAQNAYVLQVGVRGRGLAPVVAVCIASDVALIVAGVAGLGAAVSGRPALLEVVKWAGVLVLVGYGVRSLWSARRSEGLVAGGDGASSVAAVVAGALALTWLNPHVYLDTVLLLGSASTRYAGDRWWFALGAVIASIAWFCLLGFGARRLSGVLGRPGVWRAINAAIGLLLLVLAARLATMPLGG from the coding sequence ATGACCTCCGCACTCCTCGCCGGCCTCGGGCTCGGGCTCTCGCTGATCGTGGCCATCGGCGCGCAGAACGCCTACGTGCTGCAGGTGGGTGTCCGTGGCCGCGGGCTGGCCCCGGTGGTGGCGGTGTGCATCGCCTCCGACGTGGCCCTGATCGTCGCCGGCGTCGCCGGGCTCGGCGCCGCCGTCTCCGGCCGGCCGGCGCTGCTGGAGGTGGTCAAGTGGGCGGGCGTGCTGGTCCTGGTCGGCTACGGGGTGCGATCGCTGTGGTCGGCGCGCCGGTCGGAAGGGCTCGTCGCGGGCGGCGACGGGGCCTCCTCGGTCGCGGCCGTCGTGGCGGGCGCCCTCGCTCTGACCTGGCTGAACCCGCACGTGTACCTGGACACCGTGCTGCTGCTCGGCTCCGCCTCCACCCGCTACGCCGGCGATCGCTGGTGGTTCGCCCTCGGCGCCGTGATCGCGAGCATCGCGTGGTTCTGCCTGCTGGGCTTCGGCGCCCGCCGCCTGTCCGGCGTGCTCGGGCGGCCCGGGGTGTGGCGGGCGATCAACGCCGCCATCGGCCTGCTGCTGCTGGTGCTCGCCGCCCGCCTCGCCACGATGCCCCTCGGCGGCTGA
- the pntB gene encoding Re/Si-specific NAD(P)(+) transhydrogenase subunit beta, whose product MSITAISVAAYIVASLLFILSLAGLSKHETSKSGLTYGIVGMGIALVATIALVIDKVADPDLDLTWLPVALLAGAIIVGALIGFWRARIVEMTGMPELIALLHSFVGLAAVLIGWNGAIEGFHADGVNPDDIRALTNIHEAEIAIGIFIGAVTLTGSIVANRKLSGKMKSAPLMLPGKNLINVGSIIVFIVLTAVYVSRDTHGDNTSMILLGVITALALFLGWHLVASIGGGDMPVVISMLNSYSGWAAAASGFLLSNDLLIVTGALVGSSGAYLSYIMCKAMNRSFISVIAGGFGIEAGPADDKDYGEHREVNAETVAEMLTGAKSVVITPGYGMAVAQAQYGVAELTSELRKKGVNVRFGIHPVAGRLPGHMNVLLAEAKVPYDVVLEMDEINDDFPETDVVLVIGANDTVNPAAAEDPSSPIAGMPVLEVWNAENVIVFKRSMAAGYAGVQNPLFFRENSAMLFGDAKDRVQDILSAMR is encoded by the coding sequence ATGAGTATCACTGCAATCTCCGTTGCGGCGTACATCGTCGCCTCGCTGCTGTTCATCCTCTCGCTGGCGGGCCTGTCCAAGCACGAGACCTCCAAGAGCGGCCTGACCTACGGCATCGTCGGCATGGGCATCGCGCTGGTGGCGACCATCGCGCTGGTCATCGACAAGGTCGCGGACCCCGATCTCGACCTGACCTGGCTGCCGGTGGCCCTGCTGGCCGGCGCCATCATCGTCGGCGCCCTGATCGGTTTCTGGCGCGCGCGCATCGTCGAGATGACGGGCATGCCCGAGCTGATCGCCCTGCTGCACTCCTTCGTGGGTCTCGCGGCCGTGCTCATCGGCTGGAACGGCGCTATCGAGGGCTTCCACGCCGACGGCGTGAACCCCGATGACATCCGCGCGCTGACCAACATCCACGAGGCCGAGATCGCGATCGGCATCTTCATCGGTGCGGTCACCCTGACCGGTTCGATCGTCGCCAACCGGAAGCTCTCCGGGAAGATGAAGTCGGCGCCGCTCATGCTGCCCGGCAAGAACCTCATCAACGTCGGCTCGATCATCGTCTTCATCGTTCTCACCGCGGTCTACGTCTCGCGGGACACCCACGGCGACAACACCTCGATGATCCTGCTGGGCGTCATCACCGCGCTCGCCCTGTTCCTGGGCTGGCACCTGGTGGCCTCCATCGGCGGCGGCGACATGCCCGTGGTCATCTCGATGCTCAACAGCTACTCCGGTTGGGCCGCGGCCGCGTCGGGCTTCCTGCTGAGCAACGACCTGCTCATCGTCACCGGTGCGCTGGTCGGCTCCTCGGGTGCGTACCTGAGCTACATCATGTGCAAGGCGATGAACCGCTCCTTCATCTCCGTCATCGCGGGTGGCTTCGGCATCGAGGCCGGCCCGGCCGACGACAAGGACTACGGCGAGCACCGCGAAGTCAATGCGGAGACCGTGGCCGAGATGCTCACGGGCGCGAAGTCCGTGGTCATCACCCCGGGCTACGGCATGGCCGTCGCGCAGGCGCAGTACGGCGTGGCCGAGCTGACCAGCGAGCTCCGCAAGAAGGGCGTGAACGTCCGGTTCGGCATCCACCCTGTCGCGGGTCGCCTGCCCGGCCACATGAACGTGCTCCTCGCCGAGGCGAAGGTGCCGTACGACGTGGTGCTCGAGATGGACGAGATCAACGACGACTTCCCCGAGACCGACGTGGTCCTGGTGATCGGTGCCAACGACACCGTGAACCCGGCGGCCGCCGAGGATCCGAGCAGCCCCATCGCGGGCATGCCCGTCCTCGAGGTCTGGAACGCCGAGAACGTGATCGTCTTCAAGCGGTCGATGGCCGCCGGCTACGCGGGCGTGCAGAACCCGCTGTTCTTCCGCGAGAACTCGGCGATGCTCTTCGGCGACGCCAAGGATCGCGTGCAGGACATCCTCTCCGCGATGCGCTGA
- a CDS encoding Re/Si-specific NAD(P)(+) transhydrogenase subunit alpha, producing the protein MIIGVLKEAQPGETRAAATPATVAQLIKLGYEVVVDSGAGVASSFADEAYVEAGASIGDARAADIVLGVNAPSSAQLDGMRPGTTLAGLLAPAQNPELLEDLRRRELTALAMESVPRISRAQSMDVLSSMANIAGYRAVVEAAHVFGRFFTGQVTAAGKVPPAKVLVVGAGVAGLAAIGAAGSLGAIVRATDPRPEVADQVASLGGEYLSVQNEEAEVSATGYAKEMGDDYKAREAQLYAEQCKDVDIIITTALIPGRPAPRIITEEMVASMKPGSVIVDMAAQNGGNVGGTVKDEAIVTPNGVTIIGYTDLAGRLPAQASQLYGTNLVNLLKLVTPAKDGQLVLDFEDPVQRSITVTRSGELLFPPPPVQVSAAPKAAPAAEAEAKPVKEPMSASKKVSLTLVGVVLFGLLISFSPNPLPQHFTVLMLAIVIGYYVIGNVAHALHTPLMSVTNAISGVVVVGALLQVATNTTTVLVLSTIAILVASINIFGGFAVTRRMLAMFSKGA; encoded by the coding sequence ATGATCATCGGAGTGTTGAAAGAGGCGCAGCCGGGCGAGACCCGTGCCGCCGCAACCCCCGCCACCGTGGCCCAGCTGATCAAGCTCGGCTACGAGGTGGTCGTGGACTCGGGCGCCGGTGTGGCGTCCTCGTTCGCGGACGAGGCCTACGTCGAGGCAGGCGCGTCGATCGGTGACGCTCGCGCCGCCGACATCGTTCTCGGTGTCAACGCCCCGTCGAGCGCGCAGCTCGACGGTATGCGGCCGGGCACGACCCTCGCCGGGCTCCTGGCGCCCGCGCAGAACCCCGAGCTCCTCGAGGACCTGCGCCGCCGCGAGCTGACCGCCCTGGCCATGGAATCGGTGCCGCGCATCTCGCGCGCGCAGTCGATGGACGTGCTGTCGTCGATGGCGAACATCGCCGGCTACCGCGCCGTCGTCGAGGCCGCGCACGTCTTCGGCCGGTTCTTCACCGGCCAGGTCACGGCCGCGGGCAAGGTCCCGCCGGCCAAGGTGCTCGTGGTGGGCGCCGGCGTCGCCGGTCTCGCCGCGATCGGTGCCGCCGGTTCGCTGGGCGCCATCGTCCGCGCGACCGACCCGCGTCCCGAGGTGGCCGACCAGGTCGCCTCGCTGGGCGGCGAGTACCTCTCCGTGCAGAACGAGGAGGCCGAGGTCTCGGCCACCGGTTACGCCAAGGAGATGGGCGACGACTACAAGGCCCGCGAGGCGCAGCTCTACGCCGAGCAGTGCAAGGACGTCGACATCATCATCACCACGGCTCTGATCCCCGGGCGCCCCGCGCCGCGGATCATCACCGAGGAGATGGTCGCGTCGATGAAGCCCGGCAGCGTCATCGTCGACATGGCGGCGCAGAACGGCGGCAACGTCGGGGGCACCGTCAAGGACGAGGCGATCGTGACGCCCAACGGCGTCACCATCATCGGCTACACCGACCTGGCCGGGCGCCTGCCCGCGCAGGCCTCGCAGCTCTACGGCACGAACCTGGTCAACCTGCTCAAGCTGGTGACCCCCGCGAAGGACGGGCAGCTCGTGCTCGACTTCGAGGACCCGGTCCAGCGGTCGATCACGGTGACCCGCTCGGGCGAGCTGCTCTTCCCGCCGCCGCCGGTGCAGGTCTCGGCCGCGCCGAAGGCCGCTCCCGCCGCGGAGGCCGAAGCGAAGCCCGTCAAGGAGCCGATGTCGGCGTCCAAGAAGGTCTCGCTCACCCTCGTCGGCGTCGTGCTCTTCGGTCTGCTGATCAGCTTCTCGCCGAATCCGCTGCCGCAGCACTTCACCGTGCTCATGCTGGCGATCGTCATCGGCTACTACGTCATCGGCAACGTGGCGCACGCGCTGCACACGCCGCTGATGTCGGTCACCAACGCCATTTCCGGCGTGGTCGTGGTGGGCGCCCTCCTGCAGGTCGCCACCAACACCACCACGGTCCTGGTGCTGTCGACGATCGCGATCCTGGTCGCGTCGATCAACATCTTCGGTGGCTTCGCGGTCACCCGCCGCATGCTCGCCATGTTCAGCAAGGGGGCATGA
- a CDS encoding MarR family winged helix-turn-helix transcriptional regulator → MSDGRPAAAAPADGAAASPDEVDLIVRGIVGLAKRIRSDARFVGAEVSYVDFTLLFVLNESPGIRAVDLAEAVSIDKSTASRQLAGLERRGLIRRDVDPRNPRSRQLRLTERAERVLAETDREWRRRIAARTADWSSEELRTFATLIDRYMSVDLPGDTALDQPIVAAKDPTLE, encoded by the coding sequence ATGTCCGACGGCCGGCCCGCAGCCGCTGCGCCGGCCGACGGTGCGGCGGCTTCGCCCGACGAGGTCGACCTCATCGTGCGGGGAATCGTCGGGCTGGCCAAGCGGATTCGCAGCGACGCCCGGTTCGTGGGCGCGGAGGTCTCCTACGTCGACTTCACGCTGCTCTTCGTGCTCAACGAGTCGCCGGGGATCCGCGCCGTGGACCTGGCGGAGGCGGTCTCGATCGACAAGTCGACCGCCAGCCGGCAGCTCGCGGGGCTGGAACGACGGGGCCTGATCCGCCGCGACGTCGATCCCCGGAACCCGCGATCGCGTCAGCTGCGGCTGACCGAGCGCGCGGAGCGCGTCCTGGCCGAGACCGACCGCGAATGGCGCCGCCGGATCGCGGCGCGTACGGCCGATTGGTCCAGTGAGGAATTGCGCACATTCGCGACGCTGATCGACCGCTATATGAGCGTCGATCTGCCCGGCGATACCGCTCTCGACCAGCCCATTGTCGCCGCTAAGGACCCTACTTTGGAGTAA
- a CDS encoding D-isomer specific 2-hydroxyacid dehydrogenase family protein: MSFDDPIVIAVGPQPDPDFDAAITAGGGEPGPLAGAAGLVWTDSRAPLPQLPPSVRWVQLPFAGVEGFLDSGAIARNPKVVFTSAAGAYSGTVAEQAIALLLAGVRGLWHREGEWDAAGAAARTGRLGGSTVAIIGAGGIGRDLIPALRGLGVKVIAVNRSGAEVSDAVVVTADRLDEVWPAVDHVILAAPSTAETRALVNAKVLAQLQPHSWIVNVARGTLIDTDALVEALRAGTIGGAALDVTDPEPLPGDHPLWSIPNAIITPHVANPPQHLRPALLARVEVNVRRFANGLEPLAVVDTDRGY; encoded by the coding sequence ATGTCATTCGACGACCCCATCGTCATCGCCGTGGGACCGCAGCCCGATCCCGATTTCGACGCAGCGATCACCGCGGGCGGCGGCGAACCGGGCCCGCTCGCCGGAGCGGCCGGCCTGGTCTGGACCGACTCCCGCGCGCCCCTGCCGCAGCTGCCCCCGAGCGTGCGCTGGGTCCAACTGCCGTTCGCGGGGGTCGAGGGGTTCCTGGACAGCGGGGCGATCGCCCGCAACCCGAAGGTCGTCTTCACCTCCGCCGCGGGTGCCTACTCGGGCACCGTCGCCGAGCAGGCCATCGCGCTGCTGCTCGCGGGCGTCCGCGGGCTCTGGCACCGCGAGGGCGAGTGGGACGCCGCCGGGGCCGCCGCGCGCACCGGCCGACTCGGCGGATCGACGGTGGCGATCATCGGCGCGGGCGGCATCGGCCGCGACCTGATCCCCGCGCTCCGCGGCCTCGGCGTCAAGGTGATCGCCGTGAACCGCTCCGGCGCCGAGGTCTCGGACGCCGTCGTGGTCACCGCCGACCGGCTCGACGAGGTGTGGCCCGCCGTCGACCACGTGATCCTGGCGGCACCGTCGACCGCGGAGACCCGCGCCCTGGTCAACGCGAAGGTCCTCGCGCAGCTGCAGCCCCACTCCTGGATCGTCAACGTCGCCCGCGGCACGCTGATCGACACGGACGCGCTGGTCGAGGCGCTGCGCGCGGGCACCATCGGCGGCGCCGCGCTCGACGTCACCGACCCCGAGCCGCTCCCCGGCGATCACCCGCTGTGGTCGATCCCCAACGCGATCATCACCCCGCACGTCGCGAACCCGCCGCAGCACCTGCGGCCGGCGCTGCTCGCCCGCGTCGAGGTCAACGTCCGCCGCTTCGCCAACGGTCTCGAGCCGCTGGCCGTCGTCGATACCGACCGGGGCTACTGA
- a CDS encoding HPr family phosphocarrier protein, which produces MPSTTVTVGSAVGLHARPAAVIANAVNESGHEVTLSVAGGEPVDAGSALMIMTLGAEQGVEVTVDSADQATVDAIAALVAQDLDA; this is translated from the coding sequence ATGCCCAGCACCACCGTCACCGTCGGTTCGGCCGTCGGCCTGCACGCCCGCCCCGCCGCCGTGATCGCGAACGCGGTCAACGAGTCGGGTCACGAGGTCACCCTGTCGGTCGCCGGCGGCGAGCCGGTGGACGCCGGTTCGGCGCTGATGATCATGACCCTCGGCGCCGAACAAGGCGTGGAGGTCACCGTCGACTCCGCTGATCAGGCGACCGTCGACGCGATCGCGGCCCTCGTCGCGCAGGACCTCGACGCCTGA
- a CDS encoding PTS fructose transporter subunit IIABC, with amino-acid sequence MTAPIIAPELVALDVSAGTDKAAVIAFLAGRIADAGRAESVDGLVEAALAREAQSATGLPGGIAIPHCRTAAVSTASLGFARLDPAVDFGAPDGGADLVFLIAAPESGGSQHMKLLSALARALVRPEFTASLRAAATPEDVVALVEEVIAPKPAEPTAPAASTDPAAEAPAAGPSAKPALVAITACPTGIAHTYMAADALKLAAERAGVELTVETQGSSGSTPLAAQTIADAGAVIFATDVGVKGRERFAGKPVITSGVKRGINEPDAMIAEAVAAASDPRATRVDGAAASADAASAPAGLGGQLKRALLTGVSYMIPFVAAGGLLMALGFLLAWYEIGSDHGDDGMSNGAFIALNDSLWNLPPEGLLHYLGAVCFAVGSAAMKLMIPVLAGYIAYAIADRPGLAPGFVAGVLAGTVGAGFIGGVIGGLLAGVVALWLSRIPLPQWARGLQPVVIIPLLGTLITGGAMYMFLAGPLRWVNEAMTDALNGMSGSSKVALGVVLGLMMCFDLGGPVNKAAYAFGVAGIGLSTAGVPQWEIMAAVMAAGMVPPLALALATFVRPRLFTEPERENGKAALPLGLCFISEGAIPFAAADPLRVIPSMMLGGAVTGGLSMALSAQLRAPHGGVFVLFATNGTWPKFLLALVVGVLVSAAAVVAAKSFAGRGVAAADSAQPAAVAA; translated from the coding sequence ATGACCGCACCGATCATCGCGCCCGAACTGGTCGCGCTCGACGTCTCGGCCGGCACCGACAAGGCCGCCGTGATCGCCTTCCTCGCCGGCCGCATCGCCGACGCCGGCCGCGCCGAGTCGGTCGACGGCCTCGTGGAGGCGGCGCTCGCCCGCGAGGCGCAGTCCGCGACGGGACTGCCCGGCGGCATCGCCATCCCGCACTGCCGCACCGCCGCCGTGAGCACCGCGAGCCTCGGCTTCGCGCGGCTCGATCCGGCCGTCGACTTCGGCGCGCCCGACGGCGGCGCCGATCTCGTCTTCCTCATCGCCGCACCGGAATCCGGTGGGTCGCAGCACATGAAGCTGCTCAGCGCGCTCGCCCGTGCGCTGGTGCGGCCGGAGTTCACCGCGTCGTTGCGCGCCGCCGCGACCCCGGAGGACGTCGTCGCGCTGGTGGAGGAGGTCATCGCCCCGAAGCCCGCTGAACCCACCGCCCCGGCGGCGTCTACGGACCCGGCGGCGGAAGCCCCCGCGGCGGGACCCTCGGCCAAGCCCGCCCTGGTGGCGATCACGGCCTGCCCCACGGGGATCGCGCACACGTACATGGCGGCGGACGCGCTGAAGCTGGCCGCCGAGCGGGCGGGCGTCGAGCTGACCGTCGAGACGCAGGGCTCCTCCGGGTCCACGCCGCTGGCGGCGCAGACCATCGCCGACGCGGGCGCCGTCATCTTCGCCACCGATGTGGGGGTCAAGGGCCGCGAGCGGTTCGCGGGCAAGCCCGTCATCACGTCGGGCGTCAAGCGCGGCATCAACGAGCCGGACGCGATGATCGCCGAGGCCGTCGCGGCGGCGTCGGACCCGCGCGCCACCAGGGTCGACGGTGCCGCCGCGAGCGCCGACGCCGCCTCCGCCCCGGCGGGGCTCGGCGGGCAGCTCAAGCGCGCCCTGCTCACGGGCGTGAGCTACATGATCCCGTTCGTCGCCGCGGGCGGCCTGCTCATGGCGCTCGGCTTCCTCCTGGCCTGGTACGAGATCGGCAGCGACCACGGCGACGACGGCATGTCCAACGGCGCCTTCATCGCGCTGAACGACTCGCTGTGGAACCTCCCGCCCGAGGGGCTGCTGCACTACCTCGGCGCGGTCTGCTTCGCCGTGGGGAGCGCGGCGATGAAGCTGATGATCCCCGTGCTCGCCGGGTACATCGCCTACGCCATCGCCGACCGTCCCGGCCTCGCACCGGGTTTCGTCGCGGGCGTCCTCGCGGGCACCGTCGGCGCGGGGTTCATCGGCGGCGTCATCGGCGGCCTGCTCGCGGGTGTCGTGGCGCTGTGGCTCTCGCGGATCCCGCTGCCGCAGTGGGCCCGCGGCCTGCAGCCCGTGGTGATCATCCCACTGCTCGGCACGCTCATCACCGGCGGCGCGATGTACATGTTCCTCGCGGGCCCGCTGCGCTGGGTGAACGAGGCGATGACCGACGCCCTCAACGGCATGAGCGGCAGCAGCAAGGTCGCGCTGGGCGTGGTGCTGGGGCTCATGATGTGCTTCGACCTCGGCGGCCCGGTGAACAAGGCGGCGTACGCCTTCGGTGTCGCGGGCATCGGCCTGAGCACGGCGGGGGTACCGCAGTGGGAGATCATGGCCGCCGTCATGGCCGCGGGCATGGTGCCGCCGCTGGCGCTCGCGCTCGCCACCTTCGTGCGGCCGCGCCTGTTCACCGAGCCGGAGCGGGAGAACGGCAAGGCTGCCCTGCCGCTGGGGCTGTGCTTCATCTCCGAGGGTGCCATCCCGTTCGCGGCCGCGGACCCACTGCGGGTGATCCCGTCGATGATGCTCGGCGGTGCCGTGACCGGCGGCCTCTCGATGGCGCTCAGCGCGCAGCTGCGTGCGCCGCACGGCGGCGTCTTCGTCCTGTTCGCCACCAACGGCACCTGGCCGAAGTTCCTCCTGGCCCTGGTCGTCGGCGTCCTGGTCAGCGCCGCCGCCGTCGTCGCGGCCAAGAGCTTCGCCGGCCGGGGCGTCGCTGCGGCCGATTCGGCACAGCCTGCGGCCGTCGCCGCGTAA
- a CDS encoding 1-phosphofructokinase family hexose kinase: MIVTLTVNPSLDRLVTLGGPLRRGAVQRAGGTAADPGGKGVNVSRVVHAAGAGTVAVLPADQGDPLLVGLARLGVPAIPVPVGHEVRSNITVAEPDGTTTKLNAPGMPLALEAVRALEDVVVSVADGADWLALCGSLPPGLPDDWYARLARRLGARSDGPLLAVDTSGAALAASAIPGVALLKPNSEELAELVGLGADAGAAFESRAAAGDLAPARAAAEELHRATGATVLATLGAAGALLVTADGAWAAVPPPIAVRSTVGAGDSALAGYLIAHTRGATPPERLSLAVAYGAAAAAQPGTRAPRPEDLAVAGVQVTTL, translated from the coding sequence ATGATCGTCACGCTCACCGTCAACCCGAGCCTGGATCGCCTCGTCACCCTGGGCGGTCCGCTGCGGCGCGGCGCCGTCCAGCGCGCCGGGGGCACCGCGGCCGATCCGGGGGGCAAGGGCGTCAACGTCTCCCGCGTCGTGCACGCGGCGGGCGCCGGCACCGTCGCGGTGCTGCCGGCCGACCAGGGCGACCCGCTGCTCGTCGGCCTCGCGCGCCTCGGCGTGCCCGCGATCCCGGTGCCCGTCGGCCACGAGGTGCGCAGCAACATCACCGTCGCCGAGCCCGACGGCACCACCACCAAGCTCAACGCGCCCGGGATGCCGCTCGCGCTCGAGGCGGTGCGGGCCCTCGAGGACGTCGTGGTCTCCGTCGCCGACGGTGCCGACTGGCTCGCGCTGTGCGGCTCGCTGCCGCCCGGCCTGCCCGACGACTGGTACGCGCGTCTCGCGCGGCGCCTCGGCGCCCGGTCCGACGGTCCGCTGCTCGCGGTCGACACGTCGGGGGCGGCGCTCGCCGCCTCGGCGATCCCCGGCGTGGCCCTGCTCAAGCCCAACTCCGAGGAGCTCGCCGAGCTGGTGGGTCTCGGCGCCGACGCCGGCGCCGCGTTCGAATCCCGCGCCGCCGCAGGCGACCTCGCACCGGCCCGGGCCGCCGCCGAGGAGTTGCACCGCGCCACGGGCGCCACCGTCCTGGCCACGCTCGGGGCCGCCGGCGCGCTGCTGGTCACCGCCGACGGCGCGTGGGCGGCCGTGCCGCCGCCGATCGCGGTGCGCAGCACCGTCGGCGCGGGCGACAGCGCCCTCGCCGGGTATCTGATCGCCCACACGCGCGGCGCCACGCCGCCGGAACGACTCTCCCTCGCGGTCGCCTACGGCGCCGCGGCCGCAGCACAGCCGGGCACCAGGGCGCCCCGACCGGAGGATCTCGCCGTCGCCGGCGTGCAGGTCACCACCCTCTGA
- a CDS encoding DeoR/GlpR family DNA-binding transcription regulator yields the protein MYAEERQRAISELVGGRGRASVMELAERFDVTPETVRRDLDALERLGGVRRVHGGVVAAGVLAGAESGLGEREGTNAEAKRAIGVAARRYLPPAGGSVLFDAGTTTIAAAREVPTNLHITAITNSVPVAAALSIRETVELRLLGGRVRGLTQAAVGAGTVAEIAGLRTDVAILGANGISAERGLSTPDNDEAAVKTAMVRAADVVVLVIDSSKFARESLVAFAGFDQVDVLVTDAPPSGPLAAALADHGVEVAVAAR from the coding sequence ATGTACGCGGAGGAACGTCAGCGCGCGATCAGTGAGCTGGTCGGTGGCCGCGGTCGCGCATCGGTCATGGAGTTGGCCGAGCGGTTCGACGTGACCCCGGAGACGGTGCGGCGCGACCTGGATGCGCTCGAGCGGCTCGGCGGCGTGCGGCGGGTGCACGGCGGCGTCGTGGCGGCCGGAGTCCTCGCCGGCGCCGAATCGGGGCTGGGTGAGCGCGAGGGCACCAATGCCGAGGCCAAGCGCGCCATCGGCGTCGCGGCGCGCCGCTACCTCCCGCCGGCCGGCGGATCGGTCCTGTTCGACGCGGGCACCACCACCATTGCCGCCGCCCGCGAGGTCCCGACCAACCTGCACATCACCGCGATCACCAACTCGGTGCCGGTGGCCGCCGCGCTGTCCATCCGCGAGACGGTGGAGCTGCGGCTGCTGGGCGGCCGGGTCCGCGGGCTCACGCAGGCGGCGGTGGGAGCGGGCACGGTCGCGGAGATCGCGGGCCTGCGCACCGACGTGGCGATCCTGGGCGCCAACGGCATCAGCGCCGAGCGCGGGCTCTCCACGCCCGACAACGACGAGGCCGCGGTGAAGACCGCGATGGTCCGCGCCGCCGACGTCGTGGTCCTGGTGATCGACTCCTCGAAGTTCGCCCGCGAGAGCCTCGTCGCCTTCGCCGGGTTCGACCAGGTGGACGTGCTGGTCACCGACGCGCCGCCGAGCGGTCCGCTCGCGGCGGCACTCGCCGATCACGGCGTCGAGGTCGCGGTGGCCGCCCGATGA